The following are encoded in a window of Panicum virgatum strain AP13 chromosome 5N, P.virgatum_v5, whole genome shotgun sequence genomic DNA:
- the LOC120672858 gene encoding uncharacterized protein LOC120672858 — protein MNVPQTFFSARVDPYNIDKGGYQASDVPVVLLVAAFHMGKEGRPRNEGALQDTLRKQWCSCLPDQQFTILHMMPNLEKEIYIARAPGRLDVLGGNADYSWSLVLQGLG, from the exons ATGAATGTGCCGCAGACATTTTTTTCGGCAAGGGTGGATCCATACAACATTGACAAGGGTGGTTATCAGGCAAGTGATGTACCAGTTGTGCTGCTTGTAGCAG CCTTCCACATGGGCAAAGAAGGAAGGCCTAGAAATGAAGGAGCTCTGCAGGATACGCTGAG GAAACAGTGGTGTTCTTGTTTGCCTGACCAGCAGTTCACAATACTCCACATGATGCCCAATCTCGAG AAGGAAATATATATAGCAAGGGCACCTGGACGTTTAGATGTCTTGGGTGGCAATGCTGATTATTCATGGAGTCTTGTTCTGCAG GGCTTGGGGTAG